One window from the genome of Amycolatopsis sp. NBC_01480 encodes:
- a CDS encoding aldo/keto reductase: MSGSTLPTRRLGELEVGAQGLGCMGMSEFYGEGDDTESTATIHRALELGVTLLDTADMYGMGRNEELVGRAIADRRDQVVLATKFGIVRDPEDPSKRGVQGDAEYVRSSVEKSLRRLNTDRIDLYYQHRVDPNVPIEETVGAMAELVRDGKVRHLGLSEAGADTIRRAHAVHPISAVQTEWSLWSRDIEDAVVPACRELGIGLVPYSPLGRGFLTGRITSKEDFGKGDFRQQTQPRFAEGNFEKNVAIVEALRALATEKGVTAGQLALAWVQAQGDDVVPIPGTKRRKYLEENVGSVALDLSTEDIKAIEAAFPADAVAGTRYPEAAMRMLSR, encoded by the coding sequence CTACGGCGAGGGCGACGACACCGAGTCGACCGCCACCATCCACCGGGCGCTGGAGCTGGGCGTCACCCTGCTCGACACCGCGGACATGTACGGCATGGGGCGCAACGAGGAACTGGTCGGCCGGGCCATCGCGGACCGGCGTGACCAGGTGGTGCTGGCCACGAAGTTCGGCATCGTGCGCGACCCGGAGGACCCGAGCAAGCGGGGCGTGCAGGGCGACGCCGAGTACGTGCGCTCCTCGGTCGAGAAGTCGTTGCGGCGCTTGAACACCGACCGCATCGACCTGTACTACCAGCACCGGGTCGACCCGAACGTGCCCATCGAGGAAACCGTGGGCGCGATGGCCGAGCTGGTGCGCGACGGCAAGGTCCGGCACCTCGGGCTGTCGGAGGCGGGCGCGGACACCATCCGCCGCGCGCACGCCGTGCACCCGATCAGCGCCGTGCAGACGGAGTGGTCGCTCTGGTCACGGGACATCGAGGACGCCGTGGTGCCGGCCTGCCGTGAGCTGGGCATCGGCCTGGTGCCGTACTCCCCGCTCGGCCGCGGATTCCTGACCGGCCGGATCACCTCGAAGGAGGACTTCGGCAAGGGTGACTTCCGGCAGCAGACCCAGCCGCGGTTTGCCGAGGGCAACTTCGAGAAGAACGTCGCCATTGTCGAGGCTCTGCGCGCGTTGGCGACGGAGAAGGGCGTGACCGCCGGGCAGCTGGCGCTGGCCTGGGTGCAGGCACAGGGCGACGACGTCGTGCCGATCCCGGGTACCAAGCGACGCAAGTACCTGGAGGAGAACGTCGGGTCCGTGGCACTGGATCTGTCCACTGAGGACATCAAGGCGATCGAGGCAGCGTTCCCGGCCGACGCGGTGGCGGGCACCCGTTATCCCGAGGCCGCCATGCGGATGCTTTCGCGCTGA